The following are encoded in a window of Sphaerisporangium siamense genomic DNA:
- a CDS encoding helix-turn-helix transcriptional regulator: MYVESPPRPALAERVACLWTQEAEAPLVQRVVPDGCVDLIWAPDGPHVAGPDTGPYLAELPVGEPFTGLRFKPGGVGELFGVPVAWLRDRRVPVADLPGVEVRGPDDLQRAVERLLRGTPGPDAGAGAIAGALRRGRAVGDLAWDLGLSERQLNRRCVRAFGYGPKTLQRVVRFQRALRVARSGARLADVAATSGYADQAHMARDVRRLAGVSMGRLLEPYA; this comes from the coding sequence ATGTACGTGGAGTCCCCGCCGCGTCCCGCGCTCGCGGAGCGGGTGGCCTGCCTGTGGACACAGGAGGCCGAGGCGCCGCTGGTGCAGCGGGTGGTGCCGGACGGATGCGTGGACCTGATCTGGGCCCCGGACGGGCCGCATGTCGCGGGGCCGGACACGGGTCCGTACCTGGCGGAGCTTCCTGTGGGCGAGCCGTTCACGGGCCTGCGGTTCAAGCCGGGCGGTGTAGGGGAACTCTTCGGGGTTCCGGTCGCATGGCTGCGCGACCGGCGGGTTCCGGTGGCCGACCTGCCGGGTGTCGAGGTGCGCGGTCCCGACGACCTGCAGCGCGCGGTGGAGAGGCTGCTGCGCGGGACGCCCGGGCCGGACGCGGGGGCCGGTGCGATCGCGGGCGCGCTGCGCCGGGGAAGGGCCGTGGGGGACCTGGCCTGGGATCTCGGCCTCAGCGAGCGGCAGTTGAACCGGCGGTGCGTGCGCGCGTTCGGGTACGGGCCGAAGACGCTGCAGCGGGTGGTGCGGTTCCAGCGGGCGCTGAGGGTCGCGCGGTCGGGCGCGCGGCTGGCCGACGTCGCCGCGACGAGCGGCTACGCCGACCAGGCGCACATGGCGAGGGACGTGCGGCGCCTGGCCGGGGTGTCGATGGGACGGCTGCTGGAGCCGTACGCGTAG
- a CDS encoding glycoside hydrolase family 18 protein, which yields MPGLFRAKAAAPPSGGSPSTRRRSRLTAAVAAAGIAIGLAVVPATAAMAANILPNPGFENGLSGWTCASGARAVTTPVHGGAGALEATPAGADFARCSQVVKVKPSSTYSLSGWVRGSYVFLGALGTGTTDVSTWGTPGGNWAQLTTSFTTGSATNSVTVYVNGWYGTGAYNADDIVLDGPDPGGNTTVPPATPTGLAITARTATSVALSWNASQGATSYSIYQNGTRVGTPTGTTYVATGLTAGATYRFAVSASNTAGESAKSAEVTTTTPTDPVPPTPPTGLAVTTTSATTVTLSWSASQGATSYNVYQDGVKVASPTATTYTATGLTTGRTYRFAVSAANAAGESAKSAEVTGVPSGDPTTPPKRLLVGYLHASFANGSGYIKMSDVPDSWDIIQLAFGEPTSVTSGDIRFSQCPVAECPNVESEADFIAGIRAKQAKGKKVLISIGGQNGQVQLTSAAARDKFVSSVSAIIDKYGLDGLDIDFEGHSLVLDAGDNDFKNPTSPVIVNLISALKSLKAKYGSKFTLTMAPETFFVQLGYQFYGGGTTGADRRAGAYLPVIYAMRNDLTLLHVQDYNSGPITGLDNQYHTMGTSDFHIAMTDMLLAGFPVAGNTANMFPALRPDQVAIGLPAATYAGNGFTSVAEVQKAFDCLAKGTNCGSYKPRGVYPGLRGLMTWSINWDKYNSFEFSTNHRRYLNALP from the coding sequence TTGCCGGGCCTCTTTCGCGCCAAGGCCGCCGCTCCACCCTCCGGCGGCTCGCCGTCCACCCGCCGCCGGTCCCGCCTGACGGCGGCCGTGGCGGCGGCGGGCATCGCCATCGGCCTCGCCGTGGTGCCCGCCACCGCGGCCATGGCCGCCAACATCCTGCCCAACCCAGGCTTCGAGAACGGCCTCAGCGGCTGGACGTGCGCGTCCGGCGCGCGGGCGGTGACCACCCCCGTCCACGGAGGCGCCGGCGCGCTTGAGGCCACCCCCGCCGGCGCCGACTTCGCCCGGTGCTCGCAGGTGGTCAAGGTGAAGCCGTCCTCGACCTACAGCCTGTCCGGATGGGTCAGGGGAAGCTACGTCTTCCTCGGCGCGCTCGGCACCGGCACCACCGACGTCAGCACCTGGGGCACGCCCGGCGGCAACTGGGCCCAGCTCACCACGTCCTTCACCACCGGATCCGCCACGAACTCGGTGACCGTCTACGTCAACGGCTGGTACGGCACCGGCGCCTACAACGCCGACGACATCGTCCTCGACGGGCCCGACCCCGGCGGCAACACGACCGTCCCGCCGGCCACCCCCACGGGGCTCGCCATCACCGCCAGGACGGCCACGAGCGTCGCGCTGAGCTGGAACGCCTCCCAGGGCGCCACGTCCTACAGCATCTACCAGAACGGGACCCGGGTCGGCACGCCCACCGGGACCACGTACGTCGCCACGGGCCTCACCGCCGGCGCCACCTACCGCTTCGCGGTCAGCGCCTCCAACACGGCCGGCGAGTCCGCCAAGAGCGCCGAGGTGACCACGACCACCCCCACCGACCCGGTGCCGCCCACCCCGCCCACGGGGCTGGCGGTCACCACCACGTCGGCCACCACCGTCACGCTGTCGTGGTCGGCGTCCCAGGGCGCGACCTCGTACAACGTCTATCAGGACGGCGTGAAGGTCGCCTCGCCCACCGCCACCACCTACACCGCCACCGGCCTGACCACCGGCCGGACCTACCGGTTCGCCGTCAGCGCCGCCAACGCGGCGGGCGAGTCCGCCAAGTCCGCCGAGGTGACGGGCGTCCCGTCCGGCGACCCGACCACCCCGCCCAAGCGGCTGCTCGTCGGCTACCTGCACGCGTCGTTCGCCAACGGCTCCGGCTACATCAAGATGAGCGACGTCCCCGACAGCTGGGACATCATCCAGCTCGCCTTCGGTGAGCCGACCTCCGTCACCTCCGGCGACATCCGGTTCAGCCAGTGCCCGGTCGCCGAGTGCCCGAACGTCGAGAGCGAGGCCGACTTCATCGCCGGCATCCGCGCCAAGCAGGCCAAGGGCAAGAAGGTGCTCATCTCGATCGGCGGCCAGAACGGCCAGGTCCAGCTCACCTCGGCCGCCGCGCGCGACAAGTTCGTCAGCTCGGTCAGCGCGATCATCGACAAGTACGGCCTCGACGGCCTCGACATCGACTTCGAGGGCCACTCGCTGGTGCTGGACGCCGGGGACAACGACTTCAAGAACCCGACCTCGCCGGTCATCGTCAACCTGATCTCGGCGCTGAAGTCGCTGAAGGCCAAGTACGGCTCCAAGTTCACGCTCACCATGGCGCCCGAGACGTTCTTCGTCCAGCTGGGGTACCAGTTCTACGGCGGCGGGACCACCGGGGCCGACCGCAGGGCCGGGGCCTACCTGCCGGTCATCTACGCGATGCGCAACGACCTGACGCTGCTCCACGTGCAGGACTACAATTCGGGTCCGATCACCGGACTGGACAACCAGTACCACACCATGGGCACCTCGGACTTCCACATCGCCATGACCGACATGCTGCTCGCGGGCTTCCCGGTCGCGGGCAACACCGCGAACATGTTCCCCGCGCTGCGGCCGGACCAGGTCGCCATCGGCCTGCCCGCCGCCACGTACGCCGGCAACGGCTTCACCTCGGTGGCCGAGGTCCAGAAGGCGTTCGACTGCCTGGCGAAGGGCACCAACTGCGGCAGCTACAAGCCGCGCGGCGTCTACCCTGGGCTGCGGGGCCTGATGACCTGGTCCATCAACTGGGACAAGTACAACTCATTCGAGTTCTCCACCAACCACCGTCGCTACCTGAACGCCTTGCCATGA
- a CDS encoding cellulose binding domain-containing protein, which translates to MRPRLAVRLAATAAAALAVAAAIAVPGPAYADTAVFARTSSWSGGYNGQFTITNTGPATLNGWTVVFDLPSGTTAGAFWDALMTRDGSRYTFKNREYNGTLAPGASATFGWVATGAGDPTGCTLNGGACAGGPTPTPTPTPTHTPTPTPSPTPPGGGQGTLAHAPYIDMGAWPTPSIAAMRSASGLKNFTLAFITASACKAMWFNAYDPRQAWAKDEIDAVRAAGGDVKISFGGATGVELAQACTDDNALFTEYDAVVRAYDLKFIDLDVEGTATADPVSVDRRSRALARLQRTHPDLKVSLTLPVLPEGLTADGLSVVRSARDAGVDVDVVNVMAMDYYRSIDYGDAAVQAAQSTFNQLKSLYPGKSDAQVWRMVGVTPMLGQNDDRRIYDQADARQLVAFAKSKNLGELSFWEMTRDRNACTGALYSCTNIPQSPYEFSKIFAGYNG; encoded by the coding sequence ATGAGACCGCGCCTCGCGGTCCGGCTCGCCGCCACGGCCGCCGCGGCCCTCGCCGTCGCCGCCGCGATCGCCGTCCCCGGACCGGCCTACGCCGACACCGCCGTCTTCGCCAGGACGTCGAGCTGGTCGGGCGGCTACAACGGTCAGTTCACGATCACCAACACCGGCCCTGCGACGCTCAACGGCTGGACGGTCGTCTTCGACCTGCCGTCCGGGACCACGGCCGGGGCGTTCTGGGACGCGCTCATGACCCGCGACGGCTCGCGCTACACGTTCAAGAACCGCGAGTACAACGGCACGCTGGCGCCCGGGGCCTCGGCCACCTTCGGCTGGGTGGCCACCGGTGCCGGCGACCCGACCGGCTGCACGCTCAACGGCGGCGCCTGCGCCGGCGGGCCGACCCCCACGCCCACCCCCACCCCGACCCACACTCCCACTCCCACGCCGTCTCCCACCCCTCCGGGCGGCGGCCAGGGGACGCTGGCCCACGCCCCCTACATCGACATGGGGGCCTGGCCCACCCCCAGCATCGCCGCGATGAGGTCCGCCTCCGGGCTGAAGAACTTCACCCTGGCGTTCATCACGGCCTCGGCCTGCAAGGCGATGTGGTTCAACGCCTACGACCCGCGTCAGGCCTGGGCCAAGGACGAGATCGACGCCGTCAGGGCCGCCGGAGGCGATGTGAAGATCTCCTTCGGCGGTGCGACCGGCGTCGAGCTCGCCCAGGCGTGCACCGACGACAACGCGCTGTTCACCGAGTACGACGCGGTCGTCAGGGCCTACGACCTGAAGTTCATCGACCTGGACGTCGAGGGGACGGCCACCGCCGATCCCGTCTCGGTCGACCGCAGGTCGCGGGCGCTCGCGCGCCTGCAGCGTACGCACCCGGACCTCAAGGTCTCGCTCACCCTGCCCGTGCTCCCGGAGGGCCTCACCGCCGACGGGCTGAGCGTGGTGAGGTCCGCGCGCGACGCCGGGGTCGACGTCGACGTCGTCAACGTCATGGCCATGGATTACTACCGGTCCATCGACTATGGGGACGCCGCCGTCCAAGCAGCACAAAGCACCTTCAACCAACTCAAATCCCTCTACCCCGGCAAGTCGGATGCCCAGGTCTGGCGGATGGTCGGCGTCACGCCGATGCTCGGCCAGAACGACGACCGCCGGATCTACGACCAGGCCGACGCCCGGCAACTCGTGGCGTTCGCCAAGTCCAAGAACCTGGGCGAGCTCTCCTTCTGGGAGATGACCCGGGACCGCAACGCCTGTACCGGGGCGCTGTATTCGTGCACCAACATCCCCCAATCGCCGTACGAATTCTCCAAAATCTTCGCGGGGTACAACGGATGA
- a CDS encoding cellulose binding domain-containing protein codes for MRRTFPLLILTAVVSLLVAVFAPFSAQAASLTATFVKVAAAGGSFEGKYTVTNGTSGAISGWTVEFDMPAGTTVGAYWDGLLTQSNGHYSVKNREYNGSLAPGASATFGFVGVGTGAPVNCKVNGATCGGTDPDPTPTPPTSPSPTPTTSTPPTGSVLVAPYIDITMSSPSLVAASNATGVKNFTLAFALGDSSGCNPAWGGTIPLGDTRIINDVRALQAKGGQVIVATGGAVGPYLEHTCGTTAQLLAAYKKVLDTVGTNYLDVDVEASIDAGKVNAALKQLQDERGTVISYTLRIQGQDYGLDPFSVQILGDAAAKGLNVLVNPMLMDFGYSGNWGDAMVSAAGATLGQMRAIWPSKTDAQLKRMLGLTPMIGKNDTGQTTTQADARKLLSYAQSNHVGRIGFWSVGRDNGGCPNGQVSPTCSGISQSPYEFTNIFKGFAG; via the coding sequence ATGCGACGCACCTTCCCCTTATTGATCCTCACCGCAGTCGTGAGCCTGCTCGTCGCGGTCTTCGCGCCGTTCAGCGCTCAGGCCGCCTCCCTGACGGCCACGTTCGTCAAGGTCGCCGCCGCGGGCGGGAGCTTCGAAGGGAAGTACACGGTCACCAACGGCACGTCCGGCGCCATCAGCGGCTGGACCGTCGAGTTCGACATGCCGGCCGGAACCACGGTCGGCGCCTACTGGGACGGCCTGCTCACCCAGTCGAACGGCCACTACAGCGTCAAGAACCGCGAGTACAACGGCTCCCTGGCGCCCGGGGCGAGCGCGACCTTCGGCTTCGTCGGCGTCGGTACCGGCGCTCCCGTGAACTGCAAGGTCAACGGCGCCACCTGCGGAGGCACCGACCCCGACCCCACCCCCACGCCCCCCACCTCGCCGAGCCCCACGCCGACCACGTCGACGCCGCCCACCGGCTCCGTCCTCGTCGCGCCCTACATCGACATCACGATGTCGTCGCCCTCGCTGGTCGCCGCGTCCAACGCCACCGGCGTGAAGAACTTCACCCTGGCGTTCGCGCTGGGCGACAGCAGCGGGTGCAACCCCGCATGGGGCGGCACGATCCCGCTCGGCGACACGCGCATCATCAACGACGTCCGCGCCCTGCAGGCCAAGGGCGGCCAGGTGATCGTCGCCACCGGCGGCGCCGTCGGGCCGTACCTGGAGCACACCTGCGGCACCACCGCACAGCTCCTCGCGGCCTACAAGAAGGTGCTCGACACCGTCGGCACCAACTACCTGGACGTGGACGTCGAGGCATCCATCGACGCCGGCAAGGTCAACGCGGCGCTCAAGCAGCTCCAGGACGAACGCGGTACGGTGATCAGCTACACGCTGCGCATCCAGGGACAGGACTACGGCCTGGACCCGTTCTCGGTGCAGATCCTCGGCGACGCGGCGGCCAAGGGACTGAACGTCCTGGTCAACCCGATGCTGATGGACTTCGGCTACTCGGGAAACTGGGGCGACGCGATGGTCTCGGCCGCCGGGGCGACGCTCGGGCAGATGCGGGCGATCTGGCCCTCCAAGACCGACGCCCAGCTCAAGAGAATGCTCGGCCTCACCCCGATGATCGGCAAGAACGACACCGGGCAGACCACCACCCAGGCGGACGCCCGCAAGCTGCTCTCCTACGCCCAGTCCAACCACGTCGGCCGCATCGGCTTCTGGTCGGTGGGCCGGGACAACGGAGGCTGCCCCAACGGGCAGGTCTCGCCGACCTGCAGCGGCATCAGCCAGTCGCCCTACGAGTTCACCAACATCTTCAAGGGCTTCGCCGGCTGA
- a CDS encoding serine hydrolase domain-containing protein, which produces MAIHGTCDPRYAEVHEEFERNFEERGEVGASVCVTIDGDTVVDLWGGTADPTTGTEWKQDTIGHVWSCTKGATALCAHVLASRGELDVNAPVVKYWPEFGAKGKEGVLVRHLLTHTAGLPALRAPLPGGALYDAAAMAGRLAAEEPFWEPGTRQGYHALTFGFLVGEVVRRVSGRGLGTFFRDEVAGPLGLDFWIGLPEEFERRVAPTIPAPPPSPGASLPTFYQRAFTDPASIQALVIGNTGGYMLTPGETDSRAAHAAEIGAVGGITNGRGLAGLYRPLAVGGGLVSPDQLAMMGSVAAATQVDAALLVPTRWTLGFMKGTDNRHLPGPDSEGVLLSEDAFGHSGMGGSLGFADPVPRLSFGYSMNLQGPGLGVNERGQSLVNAVYRTLGYQQAHGGLWYL; this is translated from the coding sequence ATGGCGATTCACGGCACCTGTGACCCTCGGTATGCCGAGGTCCACGAGGAATTCGAGCGGAATTTCGAGGAACGCGGAGAGGTAGGAGCCTCCGTGTGCGTCACCATAGACGGCGACACCGTGGTCGACCTGTGGGGCGGCACCGCCGATCCCACGACCGGCACGGAATGGAAACAGGACACGATCGGCCACGTGTGGTCGTGCACGAAGGGCGCCACGGCGCTGTGCGCCCACGTCCTCGCCTCACGGGGCGAGCTGGACGTCAACGCGCCCGTCGTCAAGTACTGGCCGGAGTTCGGCGCCAAGGGCAAGGAAGGCGTGCTCGTCCGGCACCTGCTCACGCACACGGCCGGGTTACCCGCGCTGCGGGCGCCGCTGCCCGGCGGCGCGTTATACGACGCCGCCGCCATGGCCGGGCGCCTGGCCGCCGAGGAGCCGTTCTGGGAACCCGGCACCCGCCAGGGGTATCACGCGCTGACGTTCGGCTTCTTGGTCGGCGAGGTGGTCCGCCGCGTCAGCGGGCGCGGGCTCGGCACGTTCTTCCGCGACGAGGTCGCGGGCCCGCTCGGGCTGGACTTCTGGATCGGGCTTCCCGAGGAGTTCGAACGGCGCGTCGCCCCCACCATCCCGGCTCCCCCGCCGTCGCCCGGCGCGTCCCTGCCGACCTTCTACCAGCGGGCGTTCACCGACCCCGCCTCGATCCAGGCACTGGTGATCGGCAACACCGGCGGCTACATGCTCACGCCGGGAGAGACGGACTCGCGGGCCGCGCACGCCGCGGAGATCGGGGCGGTCGGCGGGATCACCAACGGCCGGGGCCTGGCGGGCCTGTACCGGCCGCTGGCCGTGGGCGGGGGGCTGGTGTCCCCTGACCAGCTCGCGATGATGGGCTCGGTCGCGGCGGCCACCCAGGTGGACGCGGCGCTGCTCGTGCCGACCCGCTGGACGCTGGGCTTCATGAAGGGCACCGACAACCGGCACCTGCCCGGTCCCGACAGCGAGGGGGTGCTGTTGTCGGAGGACGCGTTCGGGCACTCCGGCATGGGGGGCTCGCTCGGATTCGCCGACCCGGTGCCGCGCCTGTCGTTCGGCTACTCGATGAACCTGCAGGGGCCGGGGCTCGGGGTGAACGAGCGGGGGCAGTCCCTCGTGAACGCGGTGTACCGCACGCTCGGATACCAGCAGGCGCACGGGGGCCTCTGGTACCTCTGA
- the leuE gene encoding leucine efflux protein LeuE, producing the protein MFFGITNIWTYVIGAFLIILLPGPNSLYVLTTGAQRGVRAGYRAAAGVFAGDTVLMVLSSAGVASLLQSTPPLFNVVKYAGAGYLAWIGLGMIRAALRDRRGGAGQVPEVTPVADLADPFRKALTISLLNPKAILFFISFFVQFVDPHYGAPVVSFLILGAICQLFSMLYLSTLIFGGVYLATQFRRRRKLSAGLTSGVGVLFVGFGAKLATTSLS; encoded by the coding sequence ATGTTCTTCGGCATCACCAATATCTGGACCTATGTGATCGGGGCCTTCCTGATCATCCTTCTCCCCGGCCCCAATTCCCTCTACGTCCTCACCACCGGCGCCCAGCGCGGCGTCCGCGCCGGTTATCGCGCGGCCGCCGGGGTTTTCGCCGGCGACACCGTCCTGATGGTCCTCTCGTCGGCGGGCGTCGCCTCGCTGCTGCAGTCGACGCCGCCGCTGTTCAACGTGGTCAAGTACGCCGGTGCCGGATACCTGGCCTGGATCGGCCTCGGGATGATCCGCGCGGCGCTGCGCGACCGGCGCGGCGGCGCCGGGCAGGTGCCCGAGGTCACGCCCGTAGCCGACCTCGCCGACCCGTTCAGGAAGGCCCTCACGATCAGTCTGCTGAACCCGAAGGCGATCCTGTTCTTCATCTCGTTCTTCGTGCAGTTCGTGGACCCGCACTACGGGGCGCCCGTGGTGTCGTTCCTGATCCTGGGCGCGATATGTCAGCTGTTCAGCATGCTGTATCTCTCCACGCTGATTTTCGGCGGCGTGTATCTGGCGACCCAGTTCCGGCGGCGCAGGAAGCTGTCGGCCGGGCTGACCTCGGGAGTGGGCGTGCTCTTCGTCGGTTTCGGCGCCAAGCTCGCCACGACGAGCCTGAGCTGA
- a CDS encoding luciferase domain-containing protein, protein MADVAVELTRWPDLIVSRTRRSIRFHAGGREIIRMSGDHTAELLLTTPVIDRWAKVLAGSHRVTEGHNAGWIRVEIEDRTDAHMFLSLVSVALKANEESESGHR, encoded by the coding sequence GTGGCCGATGTCGCCGTCGAGTTGACCCGATGGCCCGACCTGATCGTCAGCCGTACACGCAGATCCATCAGATTCCACGCGGGAGGCCGCGAGATCATCCGCATGTCGGGCGATCACACCGCGGAGCTCCTTCTGACCACCCCCGTCATCGACCGATGGGCCAAGGTCCTCGCCGGGTCGCACCGCGTCACCGAGGGGCACAACGCCGGATGGATCCGGGTCGAGATCGAGGACCGCACGGACGCCCACATGTTCCTCTCGCTGGTCAGCGTGGCCTTGAAGGCCAACGAGGAAAGTGAGTCCGGCCACCGCTGA
- a CDS encoding VC0807 family protein, producing the protein MSHPTFTLPRITALLRQAVPKLLEGVVAPLAVFYTALAVLGFDGALIAAVAWVYAGVLWRVVRRRPVPATMLLAAIAITARAAVGWWTGSPVVYLVQPELGTICISMAFLASVRLNRPLVQKLTLDYIHLPSAVLRHERMRRFFARITLLWAFVLLTNSAVSIWLLLHQSVGTYLLVRTGVVAAISGVAIAVSVYAFRRVLGRLHADLPHPRAITAG; encoded by the coding sequence ATGAGCCATCCGACCTTCACCCTTCCCAGGATCACCGCGCTGCTCAGGCAGGCCGTGCCCAAGCTGCTGGAGGGGGTCGTCGCCCCCCTCGCCGTCTTCTACACCGCCCTGGCCGTGCTCGGCTTCGACGGCGCGCTGATCGCGGCCGTGGCCTGGGTCTACGCCGGCGTGCTCTGGCGGGTCGTCCGCAGGCGTCCCGTGCCCGCCACGATGCTGCTCGCGGCGATCGCCATCACGGCGCGGGCGGCGGTGGGCTGGTGGACGGGCAGCCCCGTGGTGTACCTCGTGCAACCAGAACTCGGCACGATCTGCATCAGCATGGCGTTCCTGGCCTCCGTACGGCTCAACAGGCCGCTGGTCCAGAAGCTCACGCTCGACTACATCCACCTGCCCTCGGCCGTGCTGCGCCACGAGCGCATGCGGCGGTTCTTCGCGCGCATCACGCTGCTGTGGGCGTTCGTGCTGCTGACCAACTCCGCGGTCAGCATCTGGCTGCTCCTGCACCAGTCCGTCGGCACCTACCTGCTGGTCCGCACCGGAGTGGTCGCGGCGATCAGCGGCGTGGCCATCGCCGTCTCGGTCTACGCCTTCCGCCGCGTCCTCGGCCGCCTCCACGCCGACCTGCCGCACCCGCGCGCGATCACCGCAGGCTAG
- a CDS encoding DedA family protein translates to MSHALLDLLNDVMTSPWVYLALFALAAVDGFFPAVPSETAVITAGVFAATGRPNLALVILVSALGAFAGDHISYLIGRSSVGRLRRGRQAGAAFAWASKALAERGGMVLVIARYIPGGRTAVTLTMGAVRHPLRSFSLFDGLAAGSWAVYSALIGYFGGMAFENDPVKGLLLGFGVAMAIAATTEVVRHLRRRRSVPVGEDGSREALAEAGASREG, encoded by the coding sequence ATGTCCCACGCGCTGCTCGATCTGCTGAACGACGTCATGACCTCGCCCTGGGTCTACCTGGCCCTGTTCGCGCTCGCCGCGGTCGACGGGTTCTTCCCCGCGGTGCCGAGCGAGACGGCCGTGATCACCGCGGGGGTGTTCGCCGCCACCGGACGGCCCAACCTGGCGCTGGTGATCCTGGTGTCGGCCCTCGGCGCCTTCGCGGGCGACCACATCTCCTATCTCATCGGACGGTCCTCGGTCGGGCGGCTGCGGCGCGGCAGGCAGGCCGGCGCGGCGTTCGCGTGGGCCTCCAAGGCCCTGGCCGAGCGCGGCGGCATGGTGCTGGTGATCGCGCGCTACATCCCGGGCGGGCGCACGGCCGTGACGCTGACGATGGGGGCCGTGCGGCACCCGCTGCGCTCCTTCTCCCTCTTCGACGGGCTGGCCGCGGGCTCCTGGGCGGTGTACTCGGCGCTGATCGGCTACTTCGGGGGCATGGCGTTCGAGAACGACCCGGTGAAGGGGCTGCTGCTCGGGTTCGGCGTCGCGATGGCGATCGCCGCCACCACCGAGGTCGTCCGCCACCTGCGCCGCCGCCGCTCGGTCCCCGTCGGCGAGGACGGCTCGCGGGAGGCGCTCGCCGAGGCGGGGGCGTCCCGTGAGGGGTAA